From Anomalospiza imberbis isolate Cuckoo-Finch-1a 21T00152 chromosome 14, ASM3175350v1, whole genome shotgun sequence, a single genomic window includes:
- the LAMP2 gene encoding lysosome-associated membrane glycoprotein 2 isoform X1 yields the protein MTASEVFVAPARPGRSPCPGVPAAAGSSTAAMGPRRSAASSCGRLLLPLLLLGVSGFFQSYAVEVDIKDASNATCLYADWMMRFLITYESNNGDYKTTTLNLSSSVTHNGSVCGNDTQAALVAVQFGEGHSWSINITKNNETYQGDFITLTYNTNDTAVFPDAKRKGPVTVLVKDPSHPIQLNTVFVCHNSLVIEAENTTQIFWNVTMQAFVQNGTVSKKESRCPADTPTSAPTVPPTVANVTTAFTTTSSPAPTTAPKPVENPDTGNYSLKSGNKTCFLATVGLQLNVSQEKPLLININPKTTVADGACGNTTATLKLNDGNSTLIGFTFAVKNTSASVQKFYLREVNVTLLNRLNGSVITSADNSNLSKWDAFLGSSYMCRKEQTLQINENVQVHTFNLWIQPFLVEANKFATAEECIADSDLNFLIPIAVGVVLGFLIILVFISYIIGRRKSRTGYQSV from the exons ATGACCGCTAGCGAGGTTTTTGTCGCGCCCGCTCGCCCCGGCCGCTCGCCgtgccccggtgtccccgccgccgccggcagCAGCACCGCCGCCATGGGCCCGCGCCGCTCCGCCGCCTCCTCCTGCGGCCGCCTCCtcctgccgctgctgctgctcggcGTCTCTG GTTTTTTCCAGTCCTATGCAGTTGAAGTAGATATAAAGGATGCTTCTAATGCTACATGCCTGTATGCAGATTGGATGATGAGGTTCTTGATAACATATGAATCAAACAATGGTGATTAT AAAACCACAACCCTGAATTTGTCATCGAGTGTGACACACAATGGAAGCGTCTGTGGCAATGACACACAAGCTGCCCTTGTGGCAGTGCAGTTTGGAGAAGGTCATTCTTGGAGCATTAACATCACAAAAAACAATGAAACTTACCAGGGAGACTTCATCACACTGACCTACAACACCAATGACACAGCTGTATTTCCTGATGCTAAAAGAAAAG GACCAGTTACTGTTCTTGTGAAGGATCCTTCACATCCAATTCAACTGAATACTGTCTTCGTGTGTCATAATTCCTTGGTTATTGAAGCAGAAAATACAACGCAGATTTTCTGGAATGTTACTATGCAGGCTTTTGTTCAGAATGGCACAGTCAGTAAAAAAG AGTCTAGATGTCCTGCTGATACACCTACTTCTGCACCTACTGTTCCACCTACTGTTGCCAATGTAACTACTGCATTTACCACTACCTCGTCTCCTGCTCCAACAACTGCTCCCAAACCTGTGGAGAATCCAGACACAGGAAATTATTCTCTTAAAAGTGGAAATAAAACTTGTTTCTTGGCAACTGTGGGGCTGCAACTGAATGTTTCCCAAGAAAAG CCTCTTCTGATCAACATCAATCCAAAGACAACTGTTGCAGATGGTGCCTGTGGCAACACAACAGCCACTCTGAAACTGAATGATGGAAATAGCACACTGATTGGTTTCACATTTGCTGTT aaaaatacaagTGCAAGTGTACAAAAATTTTATCTCAGGGAGGTGAATGTTACTCTGCTCAACCGTCTGAATGGTTCTG TCATTACAAGTGCAGACAACAGCAACTTAAGCAAGTGGGATGCTTTCCTTGGTAGCTCTTACATGTGCCGAAAAGAGCAAACCCTTCAGATTAATGAAAATGTTCAAGTACATACTTTTAATCTATGGATTCAGCCATTCCTTGTGGAGGCAAATAAGTTTGCTACAG CTGAAGAATGCATTGCTGATTCTGACCTGAACTTTCTTATTCCCATCGCAGTGGGCGTGGTGCTTGGATTCCTTATCATTCTTGTCTTTATATCTTACATcattggaagaagaaaaagtcGTACTGGCTATCAGTCTGTATAA
- the LAMP2 gene encoding lysosome-associated membrane glycoprotein 2 isoform X2, translating to MTASEVFVAPARPGRSPCPGVPAAAGSSTAAMGPRRSAASSCGRLLLPLLLLGVSGFFQSYAVEVDIKDASNATCLYADWMMRFLITYESNNGDYKTTTLNLSSSVTHNGSVCGNDTQAALVAVQFGEGHSWSINITKNNETYQGDFITLTYNTNDTAVFPDAKRKGPVTVLVKDPSHPIQLNTVFVCHNSLVIEAENTTQIFWNVTMQAFVQNGTVSKKESRCPADTPTSAPTVPPTVANVTTAFTTTSSPAPTTAPKPVENPDTGNYSLKSGNKTCFLATVGLQLNVSQEKPLLININPKTTVADGACGNTTATLKLNDGNSTLIGFTFAVKNTSASVQKFYLREVNVTLLNRLNGSVITSADNSNLSKWDAFLGSSYMCRKEQTLQINENVQVHTFNLWIQPFLVEANKFATAQECSLDDDSILIPIIVGAALAVLIAIIVVAYIIGRRKSYAGYQTL from the exons ATGACCGCTAGCGAGGTTTTTGTCGCGCCCGCTCGCCCCGGCCGCTCGCCgtgccccggtgtccccgccgccgccggcagCAGCACCGCCGCCATGGGCCCGCGCCGCTCCGCCGCCTCCTCCTGCGGCCGCCTCCtcctgccgctgctgctgctcggcGTCTCTG GTTTTTTCCAGTCCTATGCAGTTGAAGTAGATATAAAGGATGCTTCTAATGCTACATGCCTGTATGCAGATTGGATGATGAGGTTCTTGATAACATATGAATCAAACAATGGTGATTAT AAAACCACAACCCTGAATTTGTCATCGAGTGTGACACACAATGGAAGCGTCTGTGGCAATGACACACAAGCTGCCCTTGTGGCAGTGCAGTTTGGAGAAGGTCATTCTTGGAGCATTAACATCACAAAAAACAATGAAACTTACCAGGGAGACTTCATCACACTGACCTACAACACCAATGACACAGCTGTATTTCCTGATGCTAAAAGAAAAG GACCAGTTACTGTTCTTGTGAAGGATCCTTCACATCCAATTCAACTGAATACTGTCTTCGTGTGTCATAATTCCTTGGTTATTGAAGCAGAAAATACAACGCAGATTTTCTGGAATGTTACTATGCAGGCTTTTGTTCAGAATGGCACAGTCAGTAAAAAAG AGTCTAGATGTCCTGCTGATACACCTACTTCTGCACCTACTGTTCCACCTACTGTTGCCAATGTAACTACTGCATTTACCACTACCTCGTCTCCTGCTCCAACAACTGCTCCCAAACCTGTGGAGAATCCAGACACAGGAAATTATTCTCTTAAAAGTGGAAATAAAACTTGTTTCTTGGCAACTGTGGGGCTGCAACTGAATGTTTCCCAAGAAAAG CCTCTTCTGATCAACATCAATCCAAAGACAACTGTTGCAGATGGTGCCTGTGGCAACACAACAGCCACTCTGAAACTGAATGATGGAAATAGCACACTGATTGGTTTCACATTTGCTGTT aaaaatacaagTGCAAGTGTACAAAAATTTTATCTCAGGGAGGTGAATGTTACTCTGCTCAACCGTCTGAATGGTTCTG TCATTACAAGTGCAGACAACAGCAACTTAAGCAAGTGGGATGCTTTCCTTGGTAGCTCTTACATGTGCCGAAAAGAGCAAACCCTTCAGATTAATGAAAATGTTCAAGTACATACTTTTAATCTATGGATTCAGCCATTCCTTGTGGAGGCAAATAAGTTTGCTACAG CCCAGGAGTGTTCGCTGGATGATGACAGCATTCTAATCCCAATTATAGTTGGTGCTGCACTTGCTGTCTTGATTGCCATTATAGTGGTTGCTTACATAATTGGCAGAAGAAAAAGCTATGCTGGATATCAAACTTTGTGA